Genomic window (Candidatus Beckwithbacteria bacterium):
GCAAACTATCAAAAATTACTACTTCATGGCCAGCTTTTTTAAGCTCATGAGCACAAATCGAACCAATATATCCCGCTCCACCAGTAACTAAAATTTTCATATTATGTTTTATTGTAAATAAAGTGAACAATTTTTACTAATTTGCCTTTTTTATTTTTAATCCAACCAACTAAGTATAGTGCTAGCAAAATCCCTCCAACATCAATTAACACATCTCTTATTGTCGAAGTCCGACCATAGGTAAAGCGTTGGTGGTATTCATCAGACATAGCATAGAGAGTACCTAAGACAGCCGTCACTATTTTGTAATTTTTAATAGCATATGTATCTAAAAATGTCTGCTTTAAAGCTCTAAAAAGTAAGGTAAATAAAATAGCGTACTCGGTCACATGAGCTGTTTTTTTGATAACTACATCCCACCAAATAAGATAGGGAGTTTTGGTTGAAGGCAAGGAAGAGAAGAAAAAGATTACCCCACACCATAGTAACACTGGCAACCATAACCTGATCATCTTGATTTTTCGAAATGGACAAGAATTAAACATAGTACTTAGTGCCATAGAGTACTATTGTACCGCAAGAAGGTGTTTCGAAGTAGGTTTATATAAATCTAATTTTTCTTAACTTTTTGTAAAAACTTATTAAGTTTTGGCTTCATCACTGGCACACTAGCCCCTCCAATCATTGCTAATCCCAAACCAGCAATCCCAAAAGGCAGTAGTGGTTTTTTAGTTCCAGATCTAGAA
Coding sequences:
- the vanZ gene encoding VanZ family protein translates to MALSTMFNSCPFRKIKMIRLWLPVLLWCGVIFFFSSLPSTKTPYLIWWDVVIKKTAHVTEYAILFTLLFRALKQTFLDTYAIKNYKIVTAVLGTLYAMSDEYHQRFTYGRTSTIRDVLIDVGGILLALYLVGWIKNKKGKLVKIVHFIYNKT